ACGATGATGGTCCGGGCCTTTCGCCCGCAGAGCGCGAACAGGTGACGCGACGGGGACGCCGGCTGGACGAGACAAAACCCGGCTCGGGGCTCGGGCTTTCGATCGTGGTGGAACTCGCAGCGCTGTATGGCGGGACATTCACGCTCGGGACCGCGCCGATTGGTGGCCTGCGGGCGGAACTGGTCCTGCCGGCCGCCTGACGCGAACCGCTTTCTTTACGATTTGGTGTCTATATCGGTGGCCGGATAAAGGGGCCGCGGCCTGACAATCGCCGCATTCCCTGTAGTTAAGTGAATGCCTGCCGCGAGCCTTGCGGCGTACCGGGGGAATCGGGGAAGGGGCGTTTCATGCGTTTAATTGGTACCATTGTGGTGGCGTCGGCCATCCTTGCCGGCTGTGCTGGTAACCCCGAAACCGGAACTGGACCTCGCGAAAATACCGGAACTTTGGTTGGCGCGCTCGCTGGCGCGGCGATCGGTTCGCAGTTCGGCGGTAGCACTGGCTCGCGCGTGGCGGCCGGTGTTGCCGGTGCCGCGATTGGTGGCTTGCTGGGCAATCGCATTGGCGCGGCCATGGACGATGAGGACAAGCAGCGCGCCTATTACGCGCAGATGCAGGCACTCGAAAGCGGCCCTGCCGGCGCCCCGACGGCGTGGGAGAACCCTGATTCCGGTCGCCGCGGAACGATCGTGCCGGGCCCGCAATATGACCGTCGCGGAATGCAGTGCCGCGACTATACCCACACCATCTATATCGACGGCAGGCCGCAGATCGCGCGCGGTGCCGCATGCCGCAATCCGGATGGAAGTTGGACGCCGGTGGCGTAACCCACCGGAGCACCTAACCCGTTTTTAACGCACCTCGCGTATCACTCACGTCTTGAGTGCAAGCGTAGAGTGATGCGTATGTCCGGCGGCCTCCTTGTCGAGCGGTTACGACAGTTTCTTCGGGATCTCAGTCCCGACGCGCGTAACCTATTGATGACGGAATTGGAGCGCGGGCTGCTGCGGGGCGAAGAGACGCCTGGCGCGGAACTCGTGTTGCAGGAATTGCGGCGCGACGCGCGCGAGCATGCACGGCCGAAACGGCCCGGCAATCTCAGCCGTCTGTTCTTCCAGCCACTTGAACCCTTCCTTGTCGACGACAGCGCGACCCATAATCACCCCGGCCGCATTGCGCGTGTCATCCTCGAACCGGTTTGGGACTGGATCTGCCGCGATCTCATGCCGGGCGAAGCCAAGGCGGTCACGGACCAGGTCGCGCTCGCATTCGACAACGGCGAACCCAAGCGGGCGGAGCAACTGGCGCGGGCTTTTCAGGACCGCACGGCTGTCCGCATGGAAGAAGCGCTTGCCGCCGCGCATGCCGATGAAAGATTGAAGCGGCGACTGACCGGCCAGATCAATACGCCGCGCGCGCTGACCGACATCGCCTCCATCCTCACCATCATCAAGTCGCGTGACGTTCTTGCCACTTTCGGATCAAAGCTGCCTGGACATATCAAGGTCTTCGATGGCGCGCCGGTTGTCGAGGTCAAAGAGCTGATCGATTCGCCGGTCGCAGGAGGGTCGAAGCTTTTTGTCTACACGCTGGTCATGACGATGAGCCGTCTCGCCGCGCCATGGCAATTGATCCGGCTCGCGACCCGCGCTGCGGGCAGTGATCACGCCTCGCGAATTGCCGAAGGGCCTTACTCGGCAGCGGTTGAGATCGTATTCGCCGAAATCGAACGCATGACCGGCGAACTGAAGGCCGAGCTGCGTACCGGCCGCGGGCTTGCAACCGGCGCCTTGCTCAAGGGCATTCACGATGCCGCACGTGGCATGCGGAGCGAAATCAACCTGACGCATGACTCGCCCTGGAGCCGCCGTCTCGCTGCGCTGCGGACGCAGGTTTCCGATCTGCTCAAGAACGAGATCGAAAGCCTCACCGGCCGCGTCCGCCGTCTGCTGCGGCCCCGTCCGATCAAGGAAATCGCGCCGCATTCGACCATCGATATCAACGAGGTTGGCGATACCGAGGCATTGATTGAATTCGTCAAGACCTGCCGCGTTTATGCGAACGAGCTTGCGGTCAACGAACTGACCTCGCGCACCTGGTCGGACCTGCAGCACTATCTCGACACGACGACGCCCAGCCTCGTCGAAAACCTGCGCAATGCCGGCGAATCGGATCGTGCGTTCCGGCAGTCGCAACTCGACGCTGCGGTACGGTTCTGCGCCAAGGTGTTCGGTCAGGAATATGCCTCGCTGCTGCTGAAATCGGGCGAGGTGGCGGTGGCCAGCGAGCAGAAAAAGCTGGCCGCGAAAGCGTGATTGCCGCCTAGTTGCGGGCGCCGTCCGCCCGTGATGTAACGC
The genomic region above belongs to Pseudorhodoplanes sinuspersici and contains:
- a CDS encoding RT0821/Lpp0805 family surface protein, translating into MRLIGTIVVASAILAGCAGNPETGTGPRENTGTLVGALAGAAIGSQFGGSTGSRVAAGVAGAAIGGLLGNRIGAAMDDEDKQRAYYAQMQALESGPAGAPTAWENPDSGRRGTIVPGPQYDRRGMQCRDYTHTIYIDGRPQIARGAACRNPDGSWTPVA